In a single window of the Raphanus sativus cultivar WK10039 chromosome 9, ASM80110v3, whole genome shotgun sequence genome:
- the LOC108834298 gene encoding protein ORANGE, chloroplastic, whose translation MSCLGRILSVSYPPDPYGSRFSVSKLSSLRPNRRLRWRFTALDSDSSSLDSDSSDKFAAGFCIIEGPETVQDFAKMQLQEIQDNIRSRRNKIFLHMEEVRRLRIQQRIRNTELGIVDEEQEHELPNFPSFIPFLPPLTAANLRVYYATCFSLIAGIILFGGLLAPTLELKLGIGGTSYKDFIQSLHLPMQLSQVDPIVASFSGGAVGVISALMVVEVNNVKQQEHKRCKYCLGTGYLACARCSSTGALIVAEPVSAIAGGNHSVSTSKTERCSNCSGAGKVMCPTCLCTGMAMASEHDPRIDPFL comes from the exons ATGTCTTGTCTGGGTAGGATCTTGTCTGTTTCCTACCCACCTGATCCGTACGGCTCCCGTTTTTCAGTGTCGAAGCTGTCTTCACTTAGGCCAAATCGAAGGCTGAGATGGCGTTTCACGGCCTTGGACTCAGACTCTTCCTCTCTCGATTCTGACTCCTCCGACAAATTCGCTGCCGG CTTTTGTATTATTGAAGGACCTGAAACAGTACAGGACTTTGCTAAAATGCAATTACAAGAGATTCAAGATAACATTAGAAGCCGTCGAAACAAGATCTTCTTGCACATGGAAGAG GTACGGAGGCTGAGAATACAACAAAGGATTAGAAACACAGAGCTTGGAATCGTAGACGAAGAGCAAGAACACGAGTTACCTAACTTCCCGTCCTTTATCCCATTCTTACCTCCATTG ACTGCTGCCAATTTGAGAGTGTATTACGCAACTTGCTTCTCACTCATCGCTGGGATCATCCTATTTGGTGGCCTACTAGCTCCTACT CTAGAGCTGAAGCTAGGTATAGGAGGCACATCATATAAAGATTTCATTCAAAGCCTTCATCTACCTATGCAACTGAG TCAAGTAGACCCAATAGTAGCGTCCTTCTCCGGAGGAGCTGTTGGTGTGATCTCAGCTTTGATGGTAGTTGAAGTCAACAACGTGAAGCAGCAAGAGCACAAGAGATGCAAATACTGTCTAGGAACTG GGTATCTAGCATGTGCTCGTTGCTCTAGCACAGGTGCTCTTATTGTAGCTGAACCGGTCTCAGCTATTGCTGGAGGGAATCATTCTGTGTCAACATCCAAAACCGAAAGATGTTCAAACTGTTCTGGTGCTGGAAAG GTGATGTGTCCGACATGTCTGTGCACAGGGATGGCTATGGCTAGCGAGCACGACCCTCGTATCGATCCTTTCCTTTGA
- the LOC108825275 gene encoding 65-kDa microtubule-associated protein 9-like, translating to MSKTQIESFSASLLKELEIIWNEVGETETEREKILNEIEDECRNIYIGKLQKVKEERNRLKQDIVESEARVIAICSAMEEPSGLGRQQQPDQCGRSLKEELGKILLKLEDMEKRKTERKNQFIQVIEDIKCVRDEIDGETDETCSSDFSVDESDLSLRKLEELHRELYTLQEQKRNRMKQIQDHLRTLESLCSVLGLNFRETVTKIHPSLVESEGSRSISTTTLDKLASSVNQWHETKIQRMQELQDLVTTMLEFWNLMDTPAEEQQNFINVSCNIAATVSEITKPNSLSTDLLEEVKAELCRLEELKWSKIKELVVKKRSELEEICRRTHIVLEEQDIALENVIKAIESGEVNPENILEHIEYRAGKVKEEALSRKEILEKTEKWLNACEEETWLEEYNQDEKRYNAGKGSHLILKRAEKARALVNKLPAMVEALVSKITIWESEKESEFIFDGNRLLAMLEEYTELREEKEQERRRRRDLKKLQGQVTPEQDKGTPTKHQSAKKSLKVSTNKRFGSSPQTPRCDSPHSAKSFTSQSRHS from the exons ATGTCCAAAACTCAAATCGAATCGTTTTCTGCATCTCTTCTGAAAGAACTCGAG ATTATATGGAACGAGGTTGGAGAAACCGAAACAGAAAGAGAGAAGATTTTGAATGAGATTGAAGACGAATGCAGAAACATCTATATTGGTAAACTCCAAAAGGTTAAAGAAGAGAGGAATCGGCTAAAACAAGACATTGTTGAGTCAGAAGCAAGAGTTATTGCTATATGTTCTGCAATGGAAGAGCCATCAGGTCttggaagacaacaacaacctGATCAATGTGGAAGAAGTTTGAAAGAAGAGTTAGGAAAGATTCTTCTGAAACTTGAAGATATGgaaaagagaaaaacagagaggaaGAATCAGTTTATTCAAGTAATTGAAGATATCAAATGTGTAAGAGATGAGATTGATGGTGAAACTGATGAGACTTGTTCATCTGATTTTTCGGTTGATGAATCCGATTTATCTCTTAGAAAGCTTGAAGAGTTGCATAGAGAGCTTTACACACTTCAAGAACAGAAG AGGAACCGGATGAAACAGATTCAAGATCATTTAAGAACTCTGGAATCTCTTTGTTCGGTTCTTGGTTTGAATTTTCGAGAAACTGTTACCAAGATTCACCCAAGTTTAGTAGAATCTGAAGGGTCAAGAAGTATAAGTACTACAACACTTGACAAGTTAGCTTCATCAGTAAACCAATGGCATGAGACAAAGATACAAAGAATGCAAGAA CTTCAAGATCTTGTGACCACaatgcttgagttttggaacTTAATGGATACACCAGCAGAAGAAcaacaaaatttcataaatgTTTCATGTAATATAGCTGCTACAGTTTCTGAAATAACCAAACCTAATAGCCTTTCCACAGATTTGCTTGAAGAG GTTAAAGCCGAGCTATGTAGGTTAGAAGAGTTAAAATGGAGCAAAATTAAAGAACTTGTTGTAAAAAAGAGGTCAGAGCTTGAAGAGATATGTAGAAGAACACACATTGTTCTTGAAGAACAAGATATCGCCCTGGAGAATGTAATTAAAGCCATTGAATCAGGAGAAGTGAACCCTGAAAATATACTAGAACATATCGAGTATCGAGCTGGGAAAGTGAAAGAGGAAGCCTTAAGCAGAAAAGAGATTCTTGAAAAGACTGAAAAATGGTTGAACGCTTGTGAGGAAGAGACTTGGCTTGAAGAGTATAATCAG gATGAAAAGCGGTACAATGCTGGAAAAGGATCTCACTTAATCCTCAAACGTGCAGAGAAAGCTAGAGCACTCGTTAATAAACTTCCAG CTATGGTTGAAGCATTAGTTTCCAAGATTACAATTTGGGAATCAGAGAAAGAATCTGAGTTTATATTTGATGGT AATCGTCTACTTGCAATGCTAGAAGAGTATACAGAGctcagagaagagaaagaacaagAACGTCGCAGGAGAAGA GATCTGAAGAAACTTCAAGGTCAAGTTACACCCGAACAAGACAAAGGAACTCCTACTAAGCATCAAAGCGCAAAAAAGAGTCTTAAAGTATCAACTAACAAGAGATTTGGATCATCTCCTCAAACTCCTCGATGTGATTCTCCTCATTCAGCAAAATCTTTTACATCTCAATCACGCCATAGCTGA
- the LOC108834296 gene encoding inositol polyphosphate multikinase beta, with amino-acid sequence MLKVPEHQVAGHIAKDGKLGPLVDDRGRFYKPLQGDARGENEAKFYESFSSNKNVPDHIRGYFPAYHGVQLVEASNGSGKLPHLALEDVVSGYAKPSVMDVKIGSRTWYPDVSEEYFDKCIKKDRETTTVSLGFRVSGLKVFDHLESGFWRPDKRVVLAYKVDGARTALRKFVSSNPLAENSVVPDCAFASEVYGGTNGILAQLLELKAWFETQTLYHFNSCSILMVYENESGGDERRRRARVKLVDFAHVLDGNGVIDHNFFGGLCSFIKFIKDIVESSENCCENGH; translated from the coding sequence ATGCTCAAGGTCCCTGAACACCAAGTAGCCGGTCACATCGCCAAAGATGGGAAGCTAGGTCCCCTCGTAGACGACCGAGGCAGATTCTACAAGCCGCTTCAAGGCGACGCGCGCGGCGAAAACGAGGCTAAGTTCTACGAGTCCTTCTCCTCCAACAAGAACGTTCCCGACCATATCCGTGGCTACTTCCCTGCGTACCACGGCGTTCAGCTGGTGGAAGCATCTAACGGATCAGGAAAGCTTCCGCATTTGGCTCTCGAAGACGTTGTCTCCGGCTACGCGAAGCCTTCTGTTATGGATGTCAAGATCGGGTCCAGGACGTGGTACCCTGATGTGTCGGAAGAGTATTTCGACAAGTGTATAAAGAAAGATAGAGAGACCACCACGGTTtctttggggtttagggtttcgggTTTGAAGGTTTTCGACCACCTGGAGTCCGGGTTCTGGAGACCGGACAAGAGGGTTGTTCTGGCCTACAAGGTTGATGGTGCTAGAACGGCTCTGAGGAAGTTTGTGTCGTCGAACCCGCTTGCTGAGAACTCGGTGGTACCAGACTGTGCATTTGCGTCAGAAGTTTACGGAGGTACTAACGGGATCTTGGCGCAGTTGCTGGAGCTCAAGGCTTGGTTTGAGACGCAGACGCTTTACCATTTCAACTCTTGCTCGATCTTGATGGTTTACGAGAATGAATCGGGTGGTgatgagaggaggaggagggcgCGAGTGAAGCTGGTGGATTTCGCGCATGTTCTTGATGGTAACGGTGTAATTGATCATAACTTCTTCGGTGGACTCTGCTCTTTCATTAAGTTCATCAAAGATATAGTTGAGAGCTCAGAGAATTGCTGTGAAAATGGGCACTAA
- the LOC108828066 gene encoding calnexin homolog 1 translates to MMRDRQLFSAVLLILVFVSLQKLCYCDDDQTVLYESFDEAFDGRWIVSKNGDYEGVWKHEKSEGHDDYGLLVSEKARKYGIVKVLDEPLNLKEGTIVLQYEVRFQEGLECGGAYLKYLRPQEAGWTPEGFDSESPYSIMFGPDKCGATNKVHFILKHKNPKSGEYVEHHLKFPPSVPYDKLSHVYTAILKPDNEVRILVDGEEKKKANLLSGEDFEPALIPDKTIPDPEDKKPEDWDERAKIPDPNAVKPEDWDEEAPMEIEDEEAEKPEGWLDDEPEEVDDPEATKPEDWDDEEDGMWEAPKIDNPKCESAPGCGEWKRPMKKNPAYKGKWSAPMIDNPAYKGIWKPRDIPNPDYFELDRPDYEPIAAIGIEIWTMQDGILFDNILIAKDEKVAESYRQTTWKPKFDVEKEKQQAEEKAAESADGLKSYQKVVFDLLNKVADLSFLSAYKSKITELIEKAEEQPNLTIGVLVSIVVVFFSLFIKLIFGGKKVAPAATVEKKKKPEVGESSKSGDESEKKEETAAPRKRQPRRDN, encoded by the exons ATGATGAGAGACCGGCAGCTATTCTCCGCCGTTTTGCTTATCTTAGTTTTCGTTTCGCTCCAGAAGCTTTGCTACTGTGACGACGATCAAACG GTGTTGTATGAATCGTTCGACGAGGCGTTTGATGGTCGCTGGATCGTTTCGAAGAATGGCGATTACGAAG GTGTGTGGAAGCATGAGAAGAGTGAGGGACATGATGATTACGGACTTCTCGTGAGCGAGAAGGCTCGTAAGTACGGTATAGTGAAGGTTCTTGACGAGCCGCTTAACCTCAAGGAAGGAACGATTGTTCTTCAGTACGAGGTTCGTTTCCAGGAAGGGCTCGAGTGTGGTGGTGCTTACTTGAAGTACCTCCGTCCTCAGGAAGCTGGATGGACACCTGAGGGATTTGATAGTGAGTCTCCTTACTCTATCATGTTTGGGCCTGACAAGTGTGGAGCTACGAACAAAGTTCATTTCATCTTGAAGCACAAGAACCCCAAGAGCGGGGAGTACGTTGAGCATCATCTCAAGTTCCCTCCCTCTGTTCCTTATGACAAGCTTTCCCATGTCTACACCGCCATCTTGAAGCCAGACAACGAGGTTAGAATTTTGGTTGatggagaggagaagaagaaggcaaaCTTACTCTCTGGAGAGGACTTTGAGCCTGCTTTGATCCCTGACAAGACCATCCCTGACCCTGAAGACAAGAAACCAGAAGACTGGGATGAGAGAGCCAAGATTCCTGATCCTAACGCCGTGAAGCCTGAGGACTGGGACGAGGAAGCGCCCATGGAGATCGAAGACGAGGAAGCTGAGAAACCGGAAGGATGGTTAGATGATGAGCCTGAAGAGGTTGACGACCCAGAGGCGACCAAACCCGAAGACTGGGACGATGAGGAAGATGGTATGTGGGAGGCTCCAAAGATTGACAACCCCAAGTGCGAGTCAGCACCAGGATGCGGTGAATGGAAGAGACCGATGAAGAAGAACCCTGCTTACAAGGGCAAGTGGAGTGCGCCTATGATAGATAACCCTGCTTACAAGGGAATCTGGAAGCCCAGAGACATCCCTAACCCTGACTACTTCGAGCTAGACAGACCTGATTACGAGCCCATTGCAGCCATCGGTATTGAGATCTGGACAATGCAAGACGGTATCCTGTTTGACAACATTTTGATAGCGAAAGACGAGAAGGTCGCTGAGAGTTACAGACAGACGACGTGGAAGCCTAAGTTCGATGTTGAGAAAGAGAAACAACAGGCGGAAGAGAAGGCTGCTGAATCTGCAGATGGTCTCAAGAGCTACCAG AAGGTAGTGTTCGATCTGTTGAACAAGGTTGCAGACCTATCTTTCCTAAGTGCATACAAGTCTAAGATCACG GAACTGATTGAGAAAGCCGAGGAACAACCAAACTTAACCATTGGTGTCCTAGTCTCCATTGTCGTAGTATTCTTCTCGCTCTTCATCAAGCTTATCTTCGGTGGCAAAAAG GTGGCGCCGGCGGCaactgtggagaagaagaagaaaccagaAGTAGGAGAGAGTTCAAAGAGTGGAGATGAGtcagagaagaaggaagaaaccGCTGCTCCCCGCAAAAGGCAACCGAGACGTgataattag
- the LOC130500207 gene encoding uncharacterized protein LOC130500207: MGVFPGFGSWINQNSQQPLKAEAKRSENVDSEEDDFKYPDKIYFDLNDEQKQLDLWHEAEKKHPWHNASPKIKVTHENGFYHMNIEMTVGLHPELLYGYLIDPGSGTFHDLRKRRQLMIHNPDR, encoded by the exons ATGGGTGTATTCCCTGGGTTTGGTAGCTGGATCAATCAGAACAGTCAACAGCCTCTTAAA GCAGAGGCCAAGAGATCTGAAAATGTGGACTCAGAGGAAGACGATTTTAAATATCCTGATAAGATCTATTTTGATCTAAATGACGAGCAGAAGCAACTAGATCTTTGGCATGAAGCAGAGAAGAAGCATCCATGGCATAATGCATCTCCTAAGATCAAg GTGACACATGAAAATGGTTTTTACCATATGAACATAGAAATGACCGTAGGGCTGCATCCAGAATTGCTCTACGGCTATTTGATTGATCCAGGAAGTGGTACATTTCACGATTTGCGCAAACGGCGCCAACTTATG ATCCATAACCCTGATCGATAA